A region from the Vicia villosa cultivar HV-30 ecotype Madison, WI linkage group LG3, Vvil1.0, whole genome shotgun sequence genome encodes:
- the LOC131658283 gene encoding F-box protein SKIP19-like: MASSSIPSTEVEKKIILVGPNWLELPRDVIANILKRLGTIEILTGACQVCPLWWNICKDPHIWRTINMSKLISSRYHHGDDLVKICCKAIERSCGQVEEIEIHHFATDDLLAYIAESAGHLRHLRLTSCRGFSDKGFRELKKFILNF, translated from the exons ATGGCGTCTTCATCTATTCCATCAACAGaagtagaaaagaaaataatacttGTTGGTCCAAATTGGCTTGAGCTTCCAAGAGATGTGATAGCAAACATCCTCAAGAGGCTTGGTACGATTGAAATATTGACTGGTGCATGTCAAGTCTGCCCTCTATGGTGGAATATTTGTAAGGATCCTCACATATGGCGAACCATTAACATGTCCAAGTTGATTTCTTCACGCTACCATCACGGTGATGATTTGGTGAAGATTTGTTGCAAAGCGATTGAGCGAAGCTGTGGTCAGGTAGAGGAAATTGAAATTCACCATTTTGCAACCGATGATCTTCTTGCCTACATAGCTGAGAG TGCTGGTCACCTACGACACTTGCGGCTTACATCTTGTAGAGGGTTCTCAGACAAAGGATTTAGAGaattgaaaaaattcattttaaatttctaA